A genomic window from Acidobacteriota bacterium includes:
- the guaB gene encoding IMP dehydrogenase, translating to MIHFPVPEALTFDDVLLLPARSDVVPAQVNTQTRLSRNITLNIPIISAAMDTVTESRLAIAIAQQGGLGIVHRNLTIEQQAGEVDKVKRSESGMIVDPITMSPDDKVSEALEVMRRYRISGVPITKAKKLVGILTNRDLRFVSRTDVPISKVMTKDNLITVPVGTTLDDAEEILHKHRVEKLLVVDDKFQLKGLITVKDIQKKMKYPSAAKDAHGRLRCGAAIGATGDFLERAQELAKAKVDALAIDSAHGHSTRVIEAIKAIKAKLPEIDLLAGNVGTFDGACELAKAGADAIKVGIGPGSICTTRIVTGAGVPQITAIAEAARATKDANIPVIADGGIKYSGDVTKALAAGASVVMIGSLFAGTDESPGETILYQGRQFKSYRGMGSLSAMASGSHERYSQNLDGESSAALAGDEDGDMRTNRLQKFVPEGIEGRVPYRGPLASMIYQLVGGLRSGMGYCGTQTIAELKEKARFIRISGAGLRESHVHDVVITREAPNYRVE from the coding sequence ATGATTCACTTTCCTGTTCCCGAAGCCCTCACCTTTGATGACGTGTTGCTGCTGCCTGCGCGCTCGGACGTTGTTCCGGCGCAGGTCAACACGCAGACGCGGCTCTCGCGCAACATCACGCTGAATATCCCCATCATCAGCGCGGCCATGGACACCGTGACCGAGTCGCGCCTGGCCATCGCCATCGCGCAGCAGGGCGGATTGGGGATCGTCCATCGCAACCTCACCATCGAGCAGCAGGCTGGTGAAGTGGACAAGGTGAAGCGCTCGGAGAGCGGCATGATCGTGGACCCGATCACCATGTCGCCCGACGATAAAGTCTCGGAAGCGCTCGAAGTGATGCGCCGTTATCGCATCTCGGGCGTGCCCATCACCAAGGCGAAGAAGCTGGTCGGCATCCTCACCAACCGCGACCTGCGGTTTGTCAGCCGTACCGATGTGCCCATCTCGAAGGTGATGACCAAAGACAATCTGATCACCGTGCCCGTAGGGACCACGCTCGACGATGCGGAAGAGATCCTGCACAAGCATCGCGTGGAGAAGCTGCTCGTCGTGGACGACAAGTTCCAGCTCAAGGGACTGATCACGGTAAAAGACATCCAGAAGAAGATGAAGTATCCGAGCGCGGCCAAGGATGCGCACGGACGGCTGCGCTGCGGCGCGGCCATCGGCGCGACCGGCGACTTCCTGGAGCGCGCGCAGGAGCTGGCCAAGGCGAAGGTCGACGCGCTGGCCATCGATTCGGCGCACGGACATTCCACCCGCGTTATCGAGGCCATCAAAGCCATCAAGGCGAAGCTGCCGGAGATCGACTTGCTCGCCGGCAACGTGGGCACCTTTGACGGCGCGTGCGAGTTGGCGAAGGCAGGGGCGGATGCGATCAAGGTCGGCATCGGTCCCGGGTCGATCTGCACCACGCGCATTGTGACGGGCGCGGGCGTGCCGCAGATCACCGCCATCGCGGAAGCGGCGCGCGCCACCAAAGACGCGAACATCCCGGTGATCGCCGATGGCGGCATCAAGTACTCGGGCGACGTGACCAAGGCGCTGGCCGCGGGCGCCAGCGTGGTGATGATCGGGTCGCTCTTCGCCGGAACGGACGAGAGCCCGGGCGAGACCATCCTTTATCAGGGGCGGCAGTTCAAGTCGTATCGCGGCATGGGGTCGCTCTCCGCGATGGCTTCCGGGTCCCACGAGCGCTACTCACAGAATCTTGATGGCGAATCTTCTGCCGCGCTCGCCGGCGACGAAGATGGCGACATGCGGACGAATCGCCTGCAGAAGTTCGTCCCGGAAGGCATCGAGGGCCGAGTGCCCTACCGCGGTCCGTTGGCCTCAATGATCTATCAGCTGGTCGGTGGCTTGCGCTCCGGCATGGGCTACTGCGGCACGCAGACGATCGCGGAGCTAAAAGAAAAAGCGCGCTTCATCCGCATCTCTGGTGCGGGCCTGCGCGAGAGCCACGTGCACGACGTCGTCATCACGCGCGAAGCCCCGAACTACCGCGTCGAGTAA
- a CDS encoding VanZ family protein, with protein sequence MTNHTGDRSGIFDLRVALRALGPAVAWTLFNIAAAGDLFSARHTGTFLAWFFQTFFPNAPSHWFDVTHTLLRKGAHFFNYAMLSWLWFRAARYWELRERSRAWQLRWALWGLAFAIATAVGDETLQHFVPSRTGTATDVVLDGCGALFAQFVIAGVWRARERAARSQARSRTTA encoded by the coding sequence GTGACCAACCACACCGGCGATCGCAGTGGCATCTTCGATCTACGCGTCGCCCTCCGGGCTTTGGGCCCGGCGGTGGCGTGGACGCTGTTTAATATTGCTGCCGCCGGTGATCTGTTCTCGGCGCGGCACACCGGCACGTTCCTCGCCTGGTTCTTCCAAACTTTTTTCCCGAACGCTCCCTCTCACTGGTTCGACGTCACTCACACCCTGCTGCGTAAGGGCGCACATTTTTTCAATTACGCCATGCTGAGCTGGCTGTGGTTTCGCGCCGCACGCTACTGGGAGCTCCGCGAGCGCTCGCGCGCGTGGCAGCTGCGCTGGGCGCTGTGGGGACTCGCTTTCGCCATCGCAACCGCTGTTGGCGACGAAACCTTGCAGCATTTCGTCCCTTCACGCACTGGAACCGCGACGGACGTAGTGCTCGATGGGTGCGGCGCACTCTTCGCGCAGTTCGTCATTGCCGGAGTGTGGCGGGCGCGGG